In bacterium Unc6, the genomic window AAAAAATTCAATTTTCATACAGTCCCATATAAAAGAACATGCAGAACTACACCTTATTCTTTCTTGCATCACTCCTGTTGGATGGCTTGAAAGATGTCCCACATATAAAGAACAGATAGAACAGCTAAAAGAAAAGGATATAGGAACACATGCGTTTTTAGGTTATCCTATCCTTCAATCAGCAGATATACTTATGTATAATGCCGATTGTGTTCCTGTTGGGGAAGACCAACTTCCGCATTTAGAACTTACAAGAGAGATTGTAAGGAAATTCAATCACCACTTCGGAGATTTGTTTAAAGAACCGCAACCGCTTTTAACATCCATCCCAAAACTTCTAGGACTTGACGGAAGAAAAATGTCAAAAAGTTATAACAATGCTGTGTTTCTTTCAGATGCCCCTGATATTATCAAAAAGAAAATATCAGGGATGTTCACAGACCCTAAAAGGATATATAAAACTGACCCTGGACACCCTGATATATGCAATATATTTAGTTGGTTTAAGATGTTTAAACCGGAATTTGCCCCTGAGGTAAAATTGTATTGTGAAGGAGCAAGAGTTGGTTGTACTCAATGCAAACAGAATCTTTCAGAGGCAATAACAAAATTTCTTGAACCAATGCAGAAAAAGAGAAAAGAAATAGAAGAAAATAAAAAGAAAATAGAAACATTACTTGAAAAAGGTGAAGATATAGCAAGAAAAGTTGCAAAAGAAACTATGGAAATGGTAAGAAAAAAGGTCTGGGCCTGACCATTTTATAATAGAGCCTATGAGCTCTAACACCCTGTCACCTTGACACCACACCCAGAGTGTGCTCGAAATCCTAAATAAATGTCAAGTGACAAATCTCAAAACCCTCAATTCCAAAGAAGGAGGAGAGAGTTATTGACTGTTAACATAGGAGAAAAATGAAAGACAAGAGTATATTGCGCGAACTTGCAAAAAAATATGCTGAAATCACAGGCCTTTCGGTGCAGGAAAAGAAAAGACGGC contains:
- a CDS encoding tryptophan--tRNA ligase, producing the protein MGNRKRILSGMRPSGRLHLGHLVGTLHNWIKLQNEYECFYMVADWHAFMSEYKNPQVIKENIIDNIIDWIACGIDTEKNSIFIQSHIKEHAELHLILSCITPVGWLERCPTYKEQIEQLKEKDIGTHAFLGYPILQSADILMYNADCVPVGEDQLPHLELTREIVRKFNHHFGDLFKEPQPLLTSIPKLLGLDGRKMSKSYNNAVFLSDAPDIIKKKISGMFTDPKRIYKTDPGHPDICNIFSWFKMFKPEFAPEVKLYCEGARVGCTQCKQNLSEAITKFLEPMQKKRKEIEENKKKIETLLEKGEDIARKVAKETMEMVRKKVWA